A genomic region of Plasmodium malariae genome assembly, chromosome: 14 contains the following coding sequences:
- the CARM1 gene encoding histone-arginine methyltransferase CARM1, putative — MEAQNEELKETYKTIEKIIEGAGDEIIIKAKENFENDTSAYSLCDNYKSRRTKNVVIHMFNKNINILYYKEGYRNIIFINFLRLCQLNNLDVKQYHDLFLKYDIFSSIVDKEKYVNIFLKPIINNDKLLWDVNIEDFALYNLPSYSLSNGNQENNDLSIYDENNRNGFLLEEELKVKLNDLVENSSDSDISPFIEEENSISSFYSDSSESLRDDHTVVNQNIEWAKEDNKEEIKSLGTYLENSNSTSTIRDLSTHSEDKINNRKDNTLLLDAASYSGHQEDIITNKNFAVITNKRSVNKIQNIQKDIFLKLSNINLNSLIDTIVAQSKNNKNNRPINTGTMMKNLDEMLIEKFVNTFEKEHEQLNNLHKKIYSMEQVIKYLMSEIAKIDMGKKKGNGKKVSHTSIQDSKEVNQEAEIKETQEAEVTADISDSSDASREEEVRRKRGGHSTCSETKKEIKKQINSKINKRGALTDLDKTYFDSYNYTEIHRTMILDRSRTNCYYEFINKNKQLFENKIVLDIGCGSSIISLFCSDYAKVVVGIDNAEKILSKAKKIVEKNEAKNIYLFQGKLEDNDIYIDEKEKIYYVSKKDDIEHFQKIHNIAQLKILKFDIIISEWMGYFLFYECMINTILYARDIYLKEDGYIFPNKIYLYVAGYNDLEYLNENLLVWDKPMYNKDLSDLKPICEEFMKNAKIINLDKNKISTEIVNYAIINMYTYNKTENLYINTNFDIPIYKDKIVTSLCFYFDCVFETSTFKQNVLNEYNEHCIYLLNDTNDNILTTSVFSAKTHWKQVLLHLYCSNYNIAKISSVNSEKTNYLSGTIYISQANNTSRNVDVLLQIKKNKLINVNEEWTCYYTIE, encoded by the coding sequence atggagGCACAGAACGAGGAGCTAAAAGaaacatataaaacaatTGAAAAGATTATTGAGGGAGCTGGtgatgaaataataattaaagcTAAAGAAAACTTTGAAAATGATACAAGCGCTTATAGTTTATGTGATAATTACAAAAGTAGAAGAACTAAAAATGTTGTAatacatatgtttaataaaaatattaacatattgtattataaagaaggatatagaaatattatatttattaacttCTTAAGGTTATGccaattaaataatttggaTGTAAAACAATATCATGacctatttttaaaatatgatattttttcctcAATTGTagataaggaaaaatatgtaaatatttttttaaaaccaATTATAAATAACGACAAATTGCTGTGGGATGTTAATATAGAAGATTTCGCACTGTATAATTTGCCATCATATAGCTTAAGTAATGGAAACCAGGAGAACAATGATCTTAGTATATATGACGAGAATAATAGAAATGGCTTTCTTTTGGAAGAGgaattaaaagtaaaactCAACGATCTTGTAGAAAATTCTTCTGATAGTGACATATCCCCTTTTATTGAAGAGGAAAATTCTATTTCATCTTTTTATTCAGATAGTTCTGAATCGTTAAGGGATGACCATACTGTTGTTAATCAAAATATAGAATGGGCAAAGGAAGATAATAAAGAAGAGATTAAATCATTAGGAacatatttagaaaatagcAATTCTACTAGTACTATAAGGGACTTATCAACTCATTCagaagataaaataaataataggaAAGATAACACCCTACTTTTGGATGCCGCTTCATACAGTGGTCATCAAGAGGACATAATAacgaataaaaattttgctgtcataacaaataaaagaagtgtgaataaaattcaaaatattcaaaaagatatttttctaaaattgagtaatattaatttaaactCTTTAATAGATACAATTGTAGCTCAGAgcaaaaacaataaaaacaatagaCCCATTAATACGGGAACAATGATGAAAAATTTGGACGAGAtgttaatagaaaaatttgtGAATACGTTCGAAAAGGAACATGAGCAGCTAAACAatttacacaaaaaaatatatagcatGGAACaagttattaaatatttgatGAGTGAAATTGCAAAAATTGATAtgggcaaaaaaaaaggaaatggaaaaaaagtgTCGCATACCAGCATCCAAGATAGCAAAGAAGTGAATCAAGAAgcagaaataaaagaaacaCAGGAAGCAGAAGTTACAGCAGATATATCAGACTCATCTGATGCATCTCGTGAAGAAGAGGTAAGACGGAAGAGGGGAGGTCACTCCACGTGCAGTGAAACTAAGAAAgagataaaaaaacaaattaactCTAAAATCAACAAAAGAGGCGCGTTAACAGATTTGGACAAAACTTATTTCGACAGTTATAACTACACCGAAATACACAGAACTATGATTTTAGATAGGAGTAGAACGAATTGCtattatgaatttataaataagaataaacaattatttgaaaataaaatagtgtTAGATATAGGGTGTGGATCCtctataatttctttattctGTTCTGACTATGCTAAGGTTGTTGTAGGAATTGATAATgcggaaaaaatattaagcaAAGCAAAAAAGAtagtagaaaaaaatgaggcaaagaatatttatttatttcaagGTAAATTAGAagataatgatatatatatagatgaaaaggaaaagatatattatgtaaGCAAAAAGGATGACATAGaacattttcaaaaaattcataatattgcacaactgaaaattttaaaatttgatattattatatccGAATGGATgggttattttttattttatgaatgtatgataaatactattttatatGCTAGAGATATctatttaaaagaagatggatatatatttccaaataaaatatacctCTATGTAGCAGGATATAATGACttagaatatttaaatgaaaatctTTTAGTATGGGATAAACCCATGTACAATAAAGACTTGTCTGATTTAAAGCCTATTTGTGAggaatttatgaaaaatgcaaaaattataaatcttgataagaataaaatatcaactgaaatagtaaattatgcaattattaatatgtatacgtataataaaacagaaaatttgtatataaataccAATTTTGATATTCCCATATATAAAGATAAGATTGTAACTAGCTtgtgtttttattttgacTGTGTTTTTGAAACATCTACATTTAAGCAAAATGTTTTAAACGAATACAATGAGCATTGTATTTACCTTTTGAATGATACAAACGATAACATTTTAACAACAAGTGTGTTCAGTGCAAAAACACATTGGAAGCAGGtacttttacatttatattgttCTAATTACAATATTGCCAAAATTTCATCTGTGAATAGCGAGAAGACAAATTATTTAAGTGGTACTATTTACATATCACAGGCAAATAATACTTCAAGAAATGTGGATGTTCTattgcaaataaaaaaaaacaagctCATAAATGTGAACGAAGAATGGACATGTTATTACACAATAGAATGA
- the PmUG01_14044900 gene encoding conserved protein, unknown function, whose translation MNENDKLKKILDEKEAVEANEEEDSFIENDVKEFENISKKNFEILKFLNKEELILLIDKLNNEDKLSKIIDEEIKQDTLDILKNYENEQYETIKLDEIYKGDEEEGKEEEQEENNYIKLCKFIPLRLTYEERLYLRLLESTLEVSEYTDKIDIYHSGNKSKKIIKEIKTLCSILSGLVIANNYENGQKLIRDRDFLRNSNFFSFVFEIGRRYKILNPDRMRSSYGKLMYFLMDTRREDIYDLLSFNCVAPIKTVYDLLKDKKNGFDVLNDNLIKIATMEIDEKGSRSEIQKQIKQKEEAIKYLSRKYSNNNKNNNKKNLFRINIPIFNKQNSETDDTNSLEEPQYLSSEEIERCLYSLCDYNTHIKMFCEPCEIMIEYLKNYYDPHEKNSPYSLSIESGKQGSRLTHSHNRQYMYVLQTLYLWKEIGEHMFFLWTRAESDMLDFKNPYRLMDTGQGLNRMQSGHKVLSVMKQILHNVQKKLGGWVGSSMIHMGDTNIPNTFMFIDKYTQVPRILTPIVLCLQKIDELYNSTPSMKNYIMSEFNGAHNLKMMITCDFFRHGFDGSGGDNFNEAGSCIDGRLTSAWNWCSKIEKKKYFPIFLLTGFVGFDGSF comes from the exons ATGAATGAAAATGACAAGCTGAAGAAAATTTTAGACGAAAAAGAAGCCGTAGAGGCAAATGAAGAGGAGGACTCCTTTATTGAAAATGATGTTAAggaatttgaaaatatttcaaaaaaaaatttcgaaatattaaaatttttgaataaagaagaattgatattattaattgATAAACTTAATAATGAAGATAAACTTAGCAAAATTATagatgaagaaataaaacaagACACTCTTGATATTCTCAAAAAT TACGAAAATGAGCAATATGAAACTATAAAATTAGATGAAATATACAAAGGAGATGAAGAGGAAGGAAAAGAAGAGGAACaggaagaaaataattatattaaactgTGTAAGTTTATTCCTTTAAGGCTGACCTATGAAGAACGATTATATTTACGATTACTTGAAAGTACATTAGAAGTAAGTGAATACACAGACAAGATAGATATATATCATAGTGGTAACAAGagtaagaaaataataaaagaaataaaaacattatgtTCTATATTATCAGGATTAGTTATAGCTAACAACTATGAAAATGGACAGAAATTAATTCGTGATAGagattttttaagaaatagtAACTTTTTTAGTTTTGTTTTTGAAATAGGAAGAAGATATAAAATACTAAATCCTGACAGAATGAGAAGTAGTTATGGaaaattaatgtattttttaatggaTACAAGAAGAGAAGATATTTATGATTTGTTATCATTTAATTGTGTGGCACCGATAAAAACTGTGTATGATTtgttaaaagataaaaaaaacgGATTCGATGTATTGaatgataatttaattaaaatagcTACAATGGAAATAGATGAAAAAGGAAGCAGAAGTGAAATACAGAAACAGATTAAACAAAAGGAAGAAGCCATAAAATACTTATCAAGAAAATATtccaataataataaaaataataataaaaaaaatttatttagaataaatataccCATATTTAATAAGCAGAATTCAGAAACAGATGATACAAATAGTTTAGAAGAACCGCAATATTTGTCATCAGAAGAAATAGAAAGATGTTTATACAGTTTATGTGATTACAACACACATATCAAAATGTTCTGTGAACCATGTGAAATTATgattgaatatttaaaaaattattatgatcCTCATGAAAAGAATTCTCCTTATTCCTTATCTATAGAGTCAGGAAAACAAGGAAGTAGATTAACGCATTCACATAACAGgcaatatatgtatgttttacaaacattatatttatggaAGGAAATAGGAGaacatatgttttttttatggaCGCGTGCAGAAAGTGATATGCTTGATTTTAAAAATCCTTACAGGTTAATGGATACAGGGCAAGGATTAAATAGAATGCAGAGTGGTCATAAAGTTTTAAGTGTTATGAAACAAATTCTGCACAATGTTCAGAAAAAATTAGGTGGATGGGTAGGCTCCAGTATGATTCACATGGGGGATACCAACATCCCCAACACTTTCATGTTCATCGATAAGTACACGCAG GTTCCAAGAATACTCACACCTATTGTGTTGTGCTTACAAAAAATTGATGAGCTATATAATTCTACGCCCtcaatgaaaaattatattatgagTGAATTTAATGGAGCCCATAACTTAAA aatgaTGATAACATGCGATTTCTTTCGTCACGGTTTTGATGGGAGTGGTGgtgataattttaatgaagcTGGAAGTTGCATAGATGGCAGATTAACATCTGCTTGGAACTGGTGTTCCAAAATTGAgaagaagaaatattttcctatatttttattaaccgGTTTTGTTGGCTTTGATGGATCTTTTTAA